The Aedes albopictus strain Foshan chromosome 1, AalbF5, whole genome shotgun sequence genomic interval GGCTACTGATTGGGACAACCCCGAAGGACCAGCCACCATCTGACTCGCTTGGTACTTGACGGACTGGTGGGATGCCACAATTTTGAATACATCATCCAGGGTTGGTTGGTCTCGCTGCAGTAGCTTCTCCTTCAGATCTGGTGGCGCCAAAAGTGTGATTTTGTCTATCACGCAAATATCACGACTTTCTTGCTGGGATGTACCAAAATTGCACTTGTACGCCTGTTCTCGTGCTCTCAGCATGAATTTTTCCAAGTTTTCTCCGCTTTCCGGCTTTAGCGTCCAAAAAATATGTCTCTCCATCGACTCATGATGTTTTGGAGCGAAGTACTCATCCAGTTTAGTTAGCGCAACAGAGAACGGATCCACAGTTTTCTCCGCATCTTCAACAACATCCGCTCCAGGAATcgtttggaagatttcctgaacgtCAGGGCCCGCTTTGGCCAGGAGAAAGAATTTCAACTTTGTCTTGTTCGTCACTTCACTTGCAGCTACGATGTACTCAAAATTTCGCTTCCATTTTGTCCATTGACCCCTAATTTCGTTTTGGGGTAGCGATTTAAACAGAAACGGCAGGATGTCCCATTTGTCCATGGTCCTAATCAAATCATATCATAACGTTTACATTAAGGTTTACATAACATTCATCGGTCCAGGCTTTCGAGGCCTaccttaagaaatatctcaacTGAATTATGTTTTACAGATCCGGCATTTAAGCCTCTGTTCTCCGGCATTCGAGCCACTGTTTTCCGGCATTCAAGCCAACGGCATTCCAGCCACTGTTTTCCGGCATTTAAGCCATCGGCATCTAAGCCACTGTTTTCCGGCATTTAAGCCATCGGCATCTAAGCCATACACATCATCAGTTAAGCTATTTTTTATGGCAGAGCTCGAACCTTtgaaaccaaaacaaacaaaacTTACCTCAACGCTGCAGGTACTCGGGATTAACCTCAAACTGGTGCCGGAGAAGAAAAGTGGTTAATCGCAAAAAAAAGtcgatttctcctggtattcctattCCGTCCTCGTCAGCCACTGTTGAGATCTGGTTTCGGACTAATATTAGTTGTGTAGCAAAACGATTGTACTTAAAACACCTTTTATTTGAACACGTACTCGAAGCACGGTCGCACCGCGGGCTCAATTgtttttgttattcttttctcCTATGGCTTACACTGAAACAAATGCACAGGGTGCAACAAACATCatacatattttgtatttaatgaactttttatcgactatgctaaaactagtgtattaaagagtagcggacgaatacaaaccaatacgatttttATTTACAAAgtaatggtgatccatccttaggtgacccattttGCCCCGTCCCACCCTATGTATATAATATAAATCTTATGGCACCTATAACTAATTATATCAGATTTGGATGCTTATATTCGGCAATTTCGAGTTTCAATAATTTACCTTCaagcttgaaacaaataatttcaTTGTATACatttaaaacaaaattaaaaaagtttGTTCTGGAAACCATATTATAAGCATAGTAAACGCTACATTAGTTTGGTTAAGATCTCTCATGCACACAATTGATAAGAGAAGAACGGCCTCATTATCAGTCTCCAGACTGCACGCGGTCAAacaaataatatattttttttgtatttttaagttaagggaaaaacaaaattcaaaaccacttttaagaaaattgtaaatattttatAGGGATTTTTACGCCTGGGATTGAAACATACGGATAAGAAAAATGTTTCCATCTTGGCTTTTCTCCTTATCGaaaagataaataaaaaaataaataaataaaataaataaataaataaaatattattactaatatttattaaagacactttactacttatgtggcattcgtgtctgaataaataaaatgaataattaaataaataaattatgttttgatgcagtgttgccagatatgatatttttcaatttcagaATCCAAATCGATTTTTTAttatgaaaattttgattccatttgTTTTTTTCGTATAAAATATCATAAACATTCAGGTTcaatttataaatttcgtaaaaaaaacattgttcgatccCATGTGAAGACAatttgtgctgaaataaacaatatcaagtataaaaaaagattaaaaatgtAACAGTGtcgccagttcatcaattatgagtctatcgtaatggactagcataaccggTTGAAAATGAAACTATTGAAACCAtcatttctaaacaaatttcatctacaggggatggccaaaatgtttgggataggcaactttttttctcccacaaaaaaattcaacatgctgtaacttttcataaagtgcatcaaaaaatctcaaattttgactgtttgtcaacctattatgtgtgcatctttggtacaaatttgggttcgattgaatagtttttcgcgaagttagaaccgttcaggtaaaagactattattgagacaactaattttggaactgtcatatctcggaaaccagtgaaccgaattgaatgaatttttttaacgtgatacttgatacgacgttataaaatgttatattttctcacggcgaattaagttataccgggttgaaatttttacccatatatagaaaaatgagccaaatttacaataccacacaaaaattactaaatgtgttcttccttcaatctaaatgggctctaatatatctgattagagataacttgagaacagaagtggaaaatctttggatatcaacactaaaatttattgacattgatgtaaaaaaataacattttttcgagaaaaattcaaaaagtgtcaatccatgataacttttttcaacgtttaaaaagtacctatgttttaatagtttgtgaagcatttactcgttgttagtgtacgttcaaaatttcattcaattcggttcactggtttccgagatatgacagctcaaaaatgagttgtctaaaaaatagtgttttacccgaacggttctaactttgcgaaacattgatcaatcgagcccaaatttgtaccaatgatgcacatataataggttgacaaacattcaaaatttgagattttttgatgcactctatgaaaagttatagcatgttgaacttttttgtgaaagaaaaaaaagttgcctatcccaaacattttggccatcccctgtattttaaCATGATCTGCACGGAAGTGCTggaaaatatgtaatatttattgtagaaatctaaaTTTTAtaagaacttaaaaaaaatcatcaacacgccaaaacgtttttttttattaatttacaaTTAGCatatttggcaacatcgacgtcaGGAATGATAAGTATTGCGTTTACTCCTGGGACGGGACCCGTCAAGTGCTAGTTCAAAAacgaaaccatttgcctgtcaGAAAAGACCACATCTGGTTGGTCAAATCGACGTTGCACTGAGCTGTGTTAGTTTACAAGAGGGAGCCTCGTATCGGTGGCAACCGTCAAGATTTTATAATTTTTCTTACTTTTGGTGCTGTTTTATTCCAAACACGGTATGGTGAAATAAAGTTCAACGTGATACATTTTGAACGCATAATCCTGAGCTTCATTTTTACTGATTTTCGAAAAATCCAGAGGTTCGCCGGCAGTGGATTTACGTCTGCATGCGGAATGTAACCGAGCCTCGCCGTTCTGGGATTCCAGTTCTCATTCCATTTACAGACgttattgttttgttttcttagaaatttgatCCTTTCTTACAAAAggcacaaatgttccaaatggaggatagcatgcctctggagccggccttctgataccataTATAGATCGCTAACCCAATtcgatttcctttgcattgagctTAGCCTCGGAAGGTGAGGCGTGTAACTGTAAACTGTaaacgatcaaaaacgatcaaatctgactatactagcttgcaaagtaaagttgataaacttagttttattctaaAACTGGAGATCATCAagacaccagtagcaaggactaaatacacatactcaaaaattgaaaaatgggACGATACTTAACACTAGATTCAAGCAGCCCTTGTTTATcctaccccacgtctccactagacagaaatgtcttgccattttgctgccagaaagagaaaacgtaacagaaatgatcaacaccgctgctttccatgcaaacagcgagagaacatttctgtcatgacacatctgtccagcaaaatggcaagacatttctgtctagtcgGGACGTCGGGTTAGCTGGTTTACtagcaattgggttttttaattagTGCACGCCTTGTCCGAGTGATCATCGGGACTTTTAGTCATGGATGCGCGACGACGACTTCCAAACGAGCGGAATCTTCTAACTTACTTCTCACAAGGTAGTGTCATCTTAGTAACGACTCGAAAACGCTActgttaaggccgcacgggacgacgtgtaatttttcctatcttccctctcctaacaatttgcctcacgattttgaagatgcaaatatcaatttccactgcactgacgtagctgaaactttagtcgattatgcaccgcaagtgagcaaatgaacgatcaaatttttagacaataatatgaagtagaagttgagatttgcatcttactaacaacagagcaatggcggacgattcaaccaccgtcccgtccggccttaaactCCACCACACTTTATTGAAAAAAGAacaacatatatatatatatatatatatatatatatatagcctTAAAAGCTACATCCCATTCTCCCCACTTAAGCTAGGTACAACTTTATGGTGAGAGAATCTTATTGGACAATTTCTCTCACCCTTACTCTCTTATTTTCTCTTTCattattttagtacaaatttATGGCTCTTTCTGAGCGCGCGCGACATCTAGGTTACCTAGAATTTTCGCATTCTTCTGCCCCGGTAGTTATGCTTCCTATGGTTAAAACAAAACAATTTAGCGCAAAGCGCGGTATAAACGGAAGCAAACTATACCGGTGTTTACAATGATATGACTCTTCCTAACTTATCGTTGCTTCCGCAATGATACGCATTCAATATCAAATTTAAAGGTTTTGTGTGAGAATGTAACCTAAATCTAAATCTGAGGTCGGTTCAATATCCCCTTTGCCAATTAGCTTATTTTTGTATTATGAATGCAAAGTACAAAAAtggttacacagaaaaaaaatgtaattaaaattcagctaaatatcatgcacataaagggaatgctagagttagtgcacttttacatgagatataatgtaaaattacattacaatcgtgtaaatttccgccatccatcgtgtaaaccatcatggactccaaccggttacgtgactattagcggaaatttatacgattgtaacgtaattttacatgatatctcatgtaaatatacactaactctagcattccctttatgtgcattatttctcgctgaattttacatgaatatttttttctgtgtagcgcTGGTTTCTATAAAGCAAAACAAATTATTATCTCATAGTTTTCGCTAAGCAACATCCGGAAGAACATGgcattttctaattattaatcATATTCCTGAGGGCGTCTACTTCACCTATTTGAACCTGATGTCGTCCGTGATCCTGCTACAGCTCATCCTCTCGTTCCACCTTCCTCTGGTTTCGTCATCCTGCTCCACTGATAATCATCTCACCTCGGTATATTTGTACGTTATTCCTTGTCCAGCTATTGTTTTTGTGTTGGGTGTTGAGGCTCGTCTATACTACTACATCAAAGCTCCATTCGTCCTTCCATCGGATATGGTGTATCCCCTCTCATTCATCAAATATGTTTGCTGTTACTCCATTCGTGTTAACTTGAGGTTTAGCGTAATATTTGGTTGTAGGTTGTCCTTACGCTTTGTCACGTTATAAAACTTCCAGTTCCGAATTAGCTTGATGttgtgtatcaggtatcagtaggtcggctctagaggcacgttctcctccattcgggaaatttgtgctatcgccatgaacacgagcctattcatcatttacctgacggagaagggaaggaaaaaggataggacatgggaaaggacaggtaagggaataggatcgtcatactcgcaaaagcgtaccacaatgggttcccatagcgtcctgaaaaggacactgtaataacgcataagcgtgccacaatgggttcgaacagcgccctgagaagggcactgtgataatgcataaagcgtaaagagtgcctatagctctttaccacagcgggtcaagaacaacagaacgtcctgaagattcaggtttctgaagtcagtttcacttaataagtgtttcccgagtactcggaaacgcaattgcgcaaaaactggacagttacatattaaatgatacgaagttccataatcggattcacagctatccgTGCAAATGAATCagattgctgaatattcgccatgtgataactgagtcggcagtggccagtcaatgctttgaccagcatgctgaaattctgctttgacagattagttagatactttgccacccctagagatggctcagtacaatacagttttgtttgacgacatgactccaaactattccagtattgtttgtgctgagtggcagcccaggtgtcaatctgaagcttcacccaacacttggataccggaatagctggctcagggccaatgaagtcatgtgatgctccagtgcgagctaactcatcagccaattcatttccagcgatggaagaatggccaggtacccatacaaggtgaacagcgtttgctgaattcagctcctcaatttgagttcgacaagcgataactatcttcgacctggagttggccgaagcaagtgctttaatagcagcctggctatctgaacagaagtatattactttgcccgttacgtgctgctgaagtgcagattgaactccgcacataagagcaaagatttcggcctgaaaaacggtgcagtgtctgccaagtgaataaggctgatacagccttagctcacgagaataaacaccagcacatgctcgaccttcgagaagggagccatcagtgtaacatacgatgccgtcagaaatacttctctccagataaccagatgtccactcttcccgggaagggaatttcgtggaaaatgtcctatatggaaaattacaagcaattgtaagatcacttggagcaaggacaactttgtcccaattcaccaaaagtggaaacaacgaggtgtgtgttgaactgcggttcacagaagtttcctctagtaaaccgagtacccataggcggtaagtgcaagaaagt includes:
- the LOC109406993 gene encoding uncharacterized protein LOC109406993: MDKWDILPFLFKSLPQNEIRGQWTKWKRNFEYIVAASEVTNKTKLKFFLLAKAGPDVQEIFQTIPGADVVEDAEKTVDPFSVALTKLDEYFAPKHHESMERHIFWTLKPESGENLEKFMLRAREQAYKCNFGTSQQESRDICVIDKITLLAPPDLKEKLLQRDQPTLDDVFKIVASHQSVKYQASQMVAGPSGLSQSVAAGDVNRMYASSSNRFSTECSRCGRKGHLGHDPVCPARDKQCNLCKRDGHFARKCKTPNTKSLAHGSPMQLKPPVREIRSLKQVSQRIRAIPVEENESKPKEEMQSFIFAIEDGDEFIWLKVGGVMMQALIDSGCNKNIIDDPK